Proteins encoded within one genomic window of Misgurnus anguillicaudatus chromosome 18, ASM2758022v2, whole genome shotgun sequence:
- the LOC141350296 gene encoding thrombomodulin-like, whose product MACKDTGQTWKYFTGLTAAILLIHVCVVETIDVPETSKFQFSHTDESQHHIQKRDADVDECVQIPPVCGPNSICNNIAGSYNCSCMSGYKATDLNLPINISNPCTGMIYS is encoded by the exons ATGGCCTGTAAAG acacaggacaaacatggaAGTACTTCACTGGATTGACTGCGGCTATTCTgcttatacatgtatgtgtggtAGAAACAATTGATGTCCCAGAAACAAGCAAATTTCAG TTTAGCCACACAGATGAGTCACAGCATCATATACAAAAAAGAGATGCAG ATGTGGATGAATGTGTTCAGATACCTCCAGTCTGTGGTCCAAACTCAATCTGCAACAACATTGCTGGGAGTTACAATTGCTCGTGTATGAGTGGATATAAAGCAACAGACCTGAACCTCCCTATAAACATCAGTAACCCATGCACAGGTATGATTTACAGCTGA